The following proteins are encoded in a genomic region of Pseudoxanthomonas suwonensis 11-1:
- a CDS encoding Sua5/YciO/YrdC/YwlC family protein has product MENTLHIASAADLLRRGGVIAYPTEAVWGLGCDPGNEAAVLRLLRIKQRPVEKGMIVVAAGLEAVRPWLDLAQLPAGRMTEVAASWPGPNTWAIPSTPLAPPWVTGSHRSLAVRISAHPVVVALCEAFGGPVVSTSANLAGQPPAYSREELDPALLAGIDGVVGGETGGLERPTPIRNALDGAVLRG; this is encoded by the coding sequence ATGGAGAACACCCTGCACATCGCGTCGGCCGCGGACCTGCTGCGGCGCGGCGGCGTCATCGCCTATCCCACCGAAGCGGTCTGGGGCCTGGGCTGCGACCCGGGCAACGAGGCAGCGGTGCTGCGCCTGCTACGGATCAAGCAGCGTCCGGTGGAGAAGGGGATGATCGTGGTCGCCGCCGGGCTGGAAGCGGTGCGCCCGTGGCTGGACCTGGCCCAGCTGCCGGCCGGTCGCATGACCGAGGTCGCCGCCAGCTGGCCCGGCCCCAACACCTGGGCCATCCCGTCCACGCCACTGGCCCCGCCCTGGGTCACCGGCAGCCATCGCAGCCTGGCCGTGCGCATCAGCGCGCATCCGGTGGTGGTTGCACTGTGCGAGGCCTTCGGCGGCCCGGTGGTGTCCACCAGCGCCAACCTCGCCGGGCAGCCGCCGGCCTATTCGCGTGAAGAGCTGGATCCGGCGCTGCTGGCCGGCATCGACGGCGTCGTCGGTGGCGAAACCGGCGGTCTCGAACGCCCCACCCCGATCCGCAACGCGCTCGACGGCGCAGTGTTACGCGGGTAG